Part of the Juglans regia cultivar Chandler chromosome 14, Walnut 2.0, whole genome shotgun sequence genome, TGGTAGAAAGGCGATATTTGgacagatgcatgcatgcagagaGGCCAATCGGCAAAGCTCATGCGCTGCGGCTTCTCGCTCCGCTGGTCCAGCGCAGTCCATGCCAAATAACACCAATATCTTCCCTCTAGAAACCTCAAAAACATTGCAAAAATAGCATCCTCCTCCAGAAACGTACACAGTACTGATCAAAACCCACACCATCAACAGATCCCTTGCAAAAATAGCACTCCCAACAAACACACTCATAgactctgtctctctctctctctctagaactctctctctctcttcctctccccatatatatatatatctctttctcCCTCCATATAAACAAACCTTCTCCTAAAAACTCTCCCATCCGCTACACTTTTACCAACTTTGTTCCCCTCTACTTTTCGCTCAAACCCTTAGATATTCATCTTCTTTTGATCTCTTTCCTCCGCAGTTCCTCTCTTGGGGAGGATCCATTGAGGAAAAGAAAGcaagagtactctctctctctctctctctctctctctcaaccatGGCTTTCCCTTtacttttccttctctttctctccatcCCATTATCAGAATCCAAGCTCTCCATCGACTACTATAAGAAAACTTGCCCAGATTTCGACAAAATCATGAGCGAAGTCGTGAGAAGCAAGCAAATCGCCAACCCCACCACGGCCGCCGGCACCCTCCGTCTCTTCTTCCACGACTGCATGGTTGAGGGCTGCGACGCCTCCGTCCTCATCTCCACCAATTCCTTCAACAAGGCCGAGCGCGAGGCTGACATCAACTTCTCCCTCGCAGGCGATGCCTTCGACCTCATTGTCCGTGCCAAGACTGCACTCGAGCTCACTTGCCCTGGCATTGTCTCCTGCTCTGACATCCTGGCTCAAGCTACACGCAACCTTATCAACATGGTCGGCGGTCCGTACTACAATGTCCGGTTGGGTCGAAAGGATGGCCTCGTGTCTCTAGCTTCGCTTGTCGATCGACAGATTCCGAGATCTAACATGTCCTCGAACCAAATGATCAGCGTTTTCGCCGCAAAGGGCTTTACAATACAAGAAATGGTCGCCCTAAATGGAGCACACACCGTTGGATTCTCTCCATGCAAGGAATTCAGCGACAGGATTTTCCATTACAGCAAGAAATCACCCTCTGACCCAGCAATGTATCCCAAGTTTGCAGAGGCATTGAGGAAAATTTGTGCAAACTACACCAAAGACCCGACAATGTCGGTTTTCAACGACGTGATGACTCCTGGAAAATTCGACAACATGTATTTCCAGAATCTTCAGAAGGGATTGGGGCTGTTGGCTTCGGACCAAGCACTCGTTACGGACCCTAGGACAAAGCCATTTGTAGACTTGTACGCTTCGAACCAGGCCAAGTTTTTCCAGGATTTTGCGCATGCAATGGAGAAGCTGAGCGTTTATGGAATCAAAACTGGTCATAAAGGAGAGGTGAGGCACAGGTGCGACGCCTTCAATAAGCTTAAAGCATAgaaagattgagagagagaattttctGGGTTTGTTGTACTAAATACTAATGTTTGATCTTTTTCTGCTTTCAAGAGAAATCCGACTTACGGTTATTGATATGATAAACATGCGCTACGTACAATTAGTCGGAATCATGCTTTTAATAcacaagaaaatttaaaaaaaaaaacaaagagaatgtTAATACACGATACAGCAAGATTGTAAACATACAgctgcatgatgatgatgttcaAGCTTGCTCTGATCTTAAAAAccttatattaataattattaggtagcatatataatgtataatccTGTGAAGATTCGTCGAGAAAGAAACCCAGATCGATAGAAAAGTACTGTCATTTCGGTCACGAATAACGAAATACGTACAAATAacttttctctaatttttttttctttgtaatggCGGATCAGCTAGGCAAGGGAATGGAAAAAAACATTTTAGAGAAGTAATTATATACGATAAAAAGAATATCTGTAGTTGATTAAGAATAGTTTTATAATCCTACAAAGAAACACCTAGCTAACATGATCTCCACTTGTTGAAGGGAAAAATCAGATTTCACCCCAATCAAAATATGATTAGGATATTAGCATATTATTAATTCTCCCGCTTGAAGAATTATTCGGAGGATaacaaaagtttatttttcaatgcaAAATTAAACCATCTTTTCCCCGGCCGGCTTCTTTGTAGAGAAATTCTAAAGACAGTCCTGCGTCCGGGAGAATCCGTGCATGTCAACTTGACATGGAAGAGGCCATATATATAGGGCAATGAAACAactcgttttattaaatttgaggGACCGAACCGCTTAGAAGGACATGAAAACTGAGAGACCAAGCGTTGGGCAATGAAACGGTGCGTAGAGGATCAGATGAGCTTGATTAGATGTTGGTGGAGCCCTAACTGTCAAATCATAGCAGAGGAGATGCTACGCTGAGGAGATGGTCTGAGCTGCCGTGGAAGGACTCTCctgattttccatttttttttgtggCTTCCTTTCTCTATATAAGAGTATTGAcattgtattaattattttattcttcaaattctaaagaatatataatttttttacttttagctaattatttaaaacttaaagtttacattagattagtcatcatactctctataataataaaatattctttttatttttataattaatttttattttataattaattctattttcataacctcTTATAATCtctaacaatcatattcattttcattttcacaatccaataaaaaaaatttcatcacacgatatcaatattatcaaaataattttatcgaTCTTCAATACAACCAAACCAATTCTCACAAACATCATCACCAACtaatacaaaatttacaaaaaaaattgccaCTCTAATGACTTCCATCTCAAGAAGATCcccacagatttttttttattaagttataCAAACCCAAATACCACTACCAGTAGGTCTTGAATATACGACCTCACCTTTTATCCCATTCTTGTGAAAGAGAAAATCAAAGTCATTTACACCATAGTTCACTAgcacaatataatttttctctcaaCTCAGTGATGCATGACTCAACAAGCCACCAGACACCTCCACCAGCATTTATCTCCAACAAGCCCAATACATTCATCTCTCAATCCTTGACACatggtgatgatgatgttgCGTTTAAGAAAGGCAGAGCACACCCATGATCGTTCTTTGTTCATCTTCAGTACAATAGGCTACCATCCTAGTTGCTGCCCACATCCAACAAGCCCAATACTTTCATCCTAGTCAAAGCTGCTGAAACAATGCTACTGAAACAGCTTAAACAAGCATGAGCTAttgagaaatttaataattcaaaacaagCTTAAACAAGCATGGCATTTCTGCTAAATTGCTTAATTATGTTCTAAACTTTTTTGCAGCTTGTTTTCAAAGCCTATCATGAGttagtttttttctcttccacACTAACAACGTCAGAGTTGGAATAATGGCAAGCCTAAATTgtagttgaaaaaaataatgaaaggaaatgaacaaATACATTTAAGAGAGAAGgtatccttttattttctctcctcCCTACTATtccattccaaaacaaaaccactCCCAAAAAGCGAGTCTTTTTGTAATTCTTTCTCCCTTTGTTCCATCTTTTACTCAAGGaatagaaagaaagacaaatgtGGCAGAAACAGTCCAAAAGATCTGGTTTCAAAGAATCTCTCAAAGCTCTTGAAGCCGATATACAACATGCCAACACCTTGTAAGTTTATACCACTGCTAGTCTACTACTACATACAAAATGcctagactttttttttttcttttttgtcaaaacACAACACATGAGTTCAAACCAACCCTCACAGCAGTTTACAGAAGCTGCTGAAAGTAAGCAGCATAACTAGAAGCTCAGCCCACGCTCCAAATAATTCAATCGACAGTTCGGGGAACTCAAATCCAAacaccaacaaaatcaaacccaaacacaaacaaaataaaacccaaatatcaataaaatcaaacccaaacatcaacaaaatcaaacccaaacaataaaatcaagaatagaatcaaggctagggtttcgaatcaaacccaaaaagcatcaacaaaatcaaacccaaaaaataaaaatcaagagtGAAATTTCGGCTAGGGTTTCGAATCTTACCGTGTGCTTGTCGTGCTGGAGAAAAGTTGCCGCTATGCCGTGCTGGAGAGTGCCGTCGCAGGAGAGAATGGTTGCCGGAGAGAATGGCTGCAGGAGAAGAGAaatggggaagaagagaaagacggaagaagagaaaaaaaaaagtagaagaagagaaagaaggaacAGACGCGGGAgtgggaagaagagaagaagagaaaaaaaaatagaagaagagaaCAGAACGcgaaagagaaataaagaagaagagaaggaagaagagaagaagaaacgcGTGTAAGGCCTAGTTTCTTCATCAAGTGGCCCGGACCTGGtgtgaaaatggcccagccattttagtgTTTAGTAAGGGTCccgaacgacgtcgtttttggAGGTGagtgtttcttcttcaacttccgtttctttctctcttttctttccgcATTTCTCTGCTTCAATTCAGTTTCTTCCGCACTCCTCTCTCTCGCAcgtctctcatttctctttttcggtttcatttttattccttgttGTGGCGTTATTTTGTGGCTTCCGAAACTCATACCCATAACTCCCCATTTCAGTTTTCACTTAAATCAATTCCTCACTTTGCAGCAGAGCATGAGATTCCCTCTCGCATCTCTCCAGCTTTTCCGTTGGTTCTCTTCCTCCTGTTCAAGATTTCATCTTCAGGTataacctcttctccttccatatttttgttgtgctgCAACAAGACTCTAATTTAATGCATCCTCTCAGCCGATCCTCTCTCCATTTCGTtttctgcagtttctgttttggtcGTGAGGTTGGGTTGCGTTTTGTGAGTCTGGGTGTTGTGCGTGGTGGGTACTTCGGGTTGGTGTGTTTCGGGTAGGCATTGAAGCCTTTGCTGGAATTTCTCATTTGCTGTTGTGTACTCATGCAGTTTCCTCttcgaatttattttgattttatcctcATTTCTGCAGTTTGTTGTTGCCGTGAGTTGGGTTTGCATTTCGTCAGTTCTTGGGCTTCCGTGGCTTGTGATTCCTAGTTCTTGGTCATTTAAATGAGTAAGCCAACACTTTGTATTAGAATGgtcttagaattttttattattggtgtTGGACGTTGACTTTGGAGggtgttttagtaaatattaagattagtatatgaTATTCTGGATTGAAATTAAGACAGTCCAGATTACTACTTGGTTGACTTAGTAAACTATTTTTGCTATAAAACGGTTTGGAATtgtgggttttaattatttagatggaggttgtgttattatcttttaatacttagtttatatattttttttatgaataggcgacgagattgatagaggtcaatttcaaggtatagataatacgttgcaggagtcaggtaagcggggttcctatactgggttttatacaagttaataagactgaggttgattttatgaaaacttgcataatttgtgttgtgttgggaacttgtgaaaacaaagatcaacctcggtcactattctgcattattcatgaaatctgtgtgaaaaatagaaaaatatgttctgacatgcattgtgtagacatgagctaaattctgtcatgtggtttctgaaatctggaaaaaagagcggtattgagaatatgaaaagttgtgcatttatttagaaagatgtcctggcttttgtgttcagcgtgtgtaaactgtctgattctgttttggtactctgtattactttgatataacatctgaaaacctttggcatggtgtactggtttttcctatctgactctgtctctgctttgctctgttatgctctgctctgtttgggttggtaccaacttctctgtctctgagtgcacccactttggaaacaaagtggttttattgtggtctttcctgtgtgcacactcggggctccgagaagaataaaggaaagatttcacctctgtctttgcctggtttggccaccggggttagcacaaccctaccacgggggtgaaacatggtctctgctctgtttgatgttCTGTttggatctgatgatgatactcaatttatgttatgccaaagtactataggttttacttgttttaaaaccatcgctctgttatttttgaaaatatgatctgttctgcatgataactctggaaaatattttgttctgcatactctactttataaatgatcatgtttgcacgctagcatatgatttctgcttactcagttgttgataactcaccccctatcattataatatttttcagatgatgtggtgagtccaaatgaggacctggattagaatGCTGTTTATGTTTAAGttgaggagatgttggtagaagaaggacttctggtaTTCTTAGtcttaatgtctttgagttttatttatgtctTGAGTTTAGTAAGATTTCTGAAATATTTAGTGGGTTTGTTATGtctaccgggaggttatggacccatttgatttattattattgcattaaagattgtgtggaatttgtaatgagattattgagaagatatgagattgatttcacttatgaagtttttggagattattctttggatgtgttgggagacatgtttatgagtgacaagtagtaattctccatgCCACCCTggtttggggtgttacaacGCGGGAGAGGAAGACGGAAGAAGAAAGATAAAGAATCGCGGAAGAGAGATGACCGAAATTATTAAACAATTCGTTTAGACTTCAAACagttcttttcatctttgaaaaaaaagatgaaattacTGTAGATCAAAATTCATTTGAAAAGGACTTAGCTAATTCAATGCTGgtaaattttctataaaatcatttaaatttgaagatgaaagacACTTTAAAGAAACCGATGCGAATGCTCTAAGTTGGGTTTTTTCCAACATTTCGTTCTTTTACTTGATCTTCAAATCCACCATCCTCTCCATCTCAAAAAGATTGCCACTTTTCTATTCCCTAGCTCTTTCACACTAGCACTGTGACTCTATGACCAGATCGAGTAATTGCTTCTTCACTGACTACGGTTAGGGTTGGGGGAATTTTTACGTATTCATCTCCTTTTGGTTCCCTCTATCTTTCATCCACCTTCTTGCTACTCATTCTTAATTGTgtcttcatttttcttaaagttcCTAAGATGCGCCTTTGTCAAGTGGACATGGGAACTTCtttgctctttctttttctaattgtattatttttctgACTAGAGGATGATAGTTGGACTGAATGCCGGTTTTCACGTTGGCTCTTGATTTATTGACTGCTGGTTTGTTTTTCTATACGTTTAAACAAAGCTTGAATTTGTGAAATTCTATGTCAATATTGGTGAATTCCGGTATTTGAAGCAAGCTCTTAAGGATTATGTTGTCGTTTCCTATCttctttatttatgtttttgaactctttaaaatattttctgcttCAAATCTATCTTGCTGTTTTGGATTGAGTGAGTTTTCTAGTGTTCTGGGGGTTTGAAAATCATCTGATGCCAACCATTTGGGCTCTACAACTCCACCAGTCTTCAATAATTCAGTTAAAGAAAAATGACCGACGTTGGTGGAGCTGAGCAGGTCGACGCTGGTGGACGGAGCTACACATGCAGGGAACTCGAATGGCAGAGAGAAATGAGATCTGCTGTGAGCTGGGTAGAAATCTAAATCAAATTTGGATGGCAGCGGGGTTTTTGGTAAAACTGAGGGAAGGGGAGTTTTCGTCATTGACTTGAGCTGACATGGACGGACACACAAAGGAGTGCGTGAGGACCGTACGTGTTTAAAGGGCTGCACGTAACCCCTTGCTGAATGATTTGTTGCTGCCACCAAATTCGATTGAGATTTCTGCCCCGCGCCAGATTTCATTTCTCTCTGTCGTTCGAGTTCCCTTGCAGCTCTGTCCACCGGCGTCGACCTGCTCAGCTCCTCCACCACCGTCGGGCAGTAAGACACGTCGACCCAAAGCAAAGTGGCATGCGTTTGAGTGCTTTGAAAACAGATCTCTGACATTCGAGTTCCGTCTgcatctcctccaccaccgtcGGCACGTACAGTCTCATTTGAAGCGTTTGACTGCTCTGAAGCAGATCACGTCCTCATAGAaacaaacatttaaatacatttttttttaaaatgctaaATATTAAGTTCAGTACATACAAATTCTCAGATAGTCTCAGCATAGCTATAACACGCAATGATTTTATACACGCaataaatattaagttttgTGCTACGTGAACTTAATCTAGATGGATACATAAAGCTGGAACTATGGCAAAGTTTTGATTCTCCTAGCGACATGCTTCTGCCAAAAATGCAGCTAGCTAGGAATCAACAAAAAATCTGGGCTGAATCAGAACAAggaatccattgattttcctgCCGGATTCCATGTTTCCACAACTGTCGTGCAGTAATTTAGTCCCTTCCTCGAGAGTTGGTTGTGTTGAACAAAAGCTTACCCAGTGCAGGAGCCCTCGGGATTATAAGTTTGCATCCAAAATGGGTTTGATGTCTACATATGGATTTGCAGCTTAGGAGCTTGAACAATGATAACCGTAGCCAAATGAAATGACACATTTTATTACTATGCCATTTTCcacttaaatgaaatgaagCATTTCACGTAGAGCAATGCTAcgaatagtttttaaataaggATTGCATTGTaagtttagttaattttatttttaaatttttttaaaattataatatatgtttataaaaatagtattttttttatttaatgaaaggTTTGTACATGCAGTCTCCAAATGagaattataaatagaatttctctttcacATATTACGTAGCCCACCCACGTCAGGCGTGCGCCCGGTCTCCACTATGTGGGGACTgcataaagaattatttttttgtaaaataccttataaaaatagagaaatattactTATCATTCTCATACTACATACCAACatgtgatttttgttttgttcttctttttaaacacatatttacacatcaatatatgtgtgtttaaatagaagtgtaaaaatgacaaatcacatgttggtgCGAGGTGTAAAGGATGATATGTagattttatcataaaattaacatcattttataaaaatacttttattttacaaCAAGTGTTGTGAAATGTGTTATGTGAGTGTCATTACtcattcttttctcttttttttttttaaatgtttaaacaaGTTactacttgtatatatattttttgtaaaatgtttaaagatatttaagaaatatttgaaaaaaaaagtataattccACTAAGGGACACACCCAGCAGTTCATGCTGGGTGGTAGATAGCAGGGTCCTTTAGGGTAAATTGGATGATTGGTCTCTAGGATTTTGCCAATTTCAAATGGATCTATAGAATacatattttgaggaaaaaaagatCATCCATGAACTTGGTAATACTGGCCGTGGACTTCAAGTTAATCCCTCTATTTAATTTAATGTCCTTTGATTTCttgatgaaacaaaaaaaaaaaaaaaatcctgtcGTGGCACTTTCTTGCCACGCCATAACCAATTACATAACTACTTATTGAAAGGAAAAGTTCTACTTAGTAGTTCTACACCATACACctattaagagaaaataaataaaaagataacaaataaAAACCCACATTaacaaatgtgtggtgtatggctGCCGAGTAGAATGACTCTATTAAAAATGGATGGTGCTACTCACACCGAGAAATCCAACCGACACTTTGTACCGATAgtgttaaatcatttttttaaagtattctttcggtatttaataaaataaaaaataaacaaacacaatactaaaaaataaacaaacataaatgCTTAAAACAAAACTGGTTGGGTACAAATGTAGAGACTTTTGtacctatcattttccattgaaAATACacaatcaacatttttttaaaataatacccAATTAGCATGCCATGtcttaaaaaatctattataaaatataaacttaacctaaaattatatttatttaaatataaaaaaaaatataataaactgaaattaaaaaaaaaaaaaaatcacttgcaAGTTGCCACCCGTAAAGGTGGCCCCTTAGGTTTCCCTTGACGGGCATCCCTCATGAGTGGCCACCTTGTATTAGCTTCTTTCGGTGAGGGCCGCCATAGAGGTGGCCACCTTTGTGGTTGGACACATTTGGGACATTGGGCCGCCGTACATGGACCTATTTCGGCCTCTTAGAGGAAGCCCCTCGACCACAGGAGCCACCTAGAAGCCACGCATTCTAACTTTTTGTATTTTCGTTTTTTAAGTTTGaaggaaaattctattttttttttagtttaagtttatttctaatttgatcaatttccattttttaatctttatatatatatattttaatatccTATTAATAAAGATTCATTATGTTTGACCGTAAGAatcttcaaataatattaaatagtaaatattaGGGAACTTAATGACCAATGGTATGTCTCGTTTTACAATGTTCTCtctcatatttatctttttgcAGAAAAAGGGCgagaagaaataaaagggaaaCAGCTATTTTCACAAACATAAGTTAATAACCGATCACCCAAGCTAGAAAAGACAGGTAAAATTAAATCCAAGGCATGCTTTTGAAACATCAAAACACTTTTATATCAATTAACAAATCAATTTgttttgtcaatttaatttgtaaataagaaaagaaaattagttctatatatgtttttttttaaaggaaagaaGATTATatcccaattttatttataatcttcaCTTGCGGCGGATTAATacattttacatataataagaACTTTAAGGGTTGTAAAACTCCCAAAACCAAAGccttttaaacaaaatctaaaTGAAGGCAGAACATATAAAAAATGCTTTCTAGCAATATAAAGCattaattaaattctaattattttcctACTATCCTTCTTTTTGTTGACATTGGGTGTTCGGAAATAACGTCTCGACTAATCTTGAGGGTGCATGGTGTGCTGTCGcaaccaaccaaaaataaaacctatactattaaaaatacatatagtaGTACAAGTAAGGATCGTTTCTACGAGGAGTATTTAGCCTAGTTTTATGCTACTTGAACAAGGATGGAGGGTTTTGAGTAtaacgaaaacaattttaagatgAACAACTACtgaacaattcaaattaaagtatcaaaattaatcaaaagaacaaaccttagtctaagtcaacatccacCATCGGAATTTTACAACTGATCATCGATGCAAGTATATATGaattcatactttgaatattcactgttgaaattattttcctatctctccttagtcgcagttaattagaaaacaagcgatctaattaaccttaactattaaataactCAAGACAAACGCTAAAAGTTTAATCTAGTAGCAACCTTAAGAAGTAGAAAGATCAATGAAGCTAAACAACGCAAGTGCAAGCGGTTGCATTTAATTTTGTCAAGTGTTCATCAtaagatctaataatttttgaagcaaaaaatatcaaatcttagttgcttcacaaattagagAGATCAAACAATTACGAATTTGATATCTAATCTAGAAGTAGTTTGCAacgaataataaactagtaggcCCCCTAGTAATTAAACAAGAtaatcatgaaaataggcaCAAAAGAACATCCGATACTCAAAgcataaattgaacactaaaaacaaattagatctcacagttttattgattcCGAGACCTCCATTTCCTTCGACCAATTATGAAAGTTAAGCCACAAAAGGCCATCATGAAAACTAGAAGAAGTTAGAGAAAATGGTAGAGAGATGCCCTAGTatgatcatttttttcctcttttacaCGTTCATGCCCCTTATTAGAATCCTCCTAAAtctcctaaaatattttaaacattatcctcaaataaccatatccaaatctgacttaattaagggaaatattaaaaatacaatagaGTCATAATATAACTAGGAAAGTGGTATTTTCCAGCTGTAACTTTCGTGCACCAGATCTCCAAAACGTCTACAATTAAATTGCATATTTGAATTGCACGATAAGGCCGAACGTTCTGGAACGTCAGCAATGCAAGTGCGTCAACTTCAAGCCCGATTTCTACCTTGATGCAACTACTAGTATCTTTCATAACTCAAAACATGAAAGTTGTAGATATTTGTCTTGGTGTTCCATATCATTTTGAATCATCTCAATCGGAGCTCAGATGAGAGAGTTATTCTCATATTACAAAACAGTGTCGAAACTGTCACTACAACAAAAGAGACATTTCCAagcatttttatatttgttgaaaaaaaaaatgattggttTGACGTCGATGATCAAAGATGAAGGGTTTAACTGGATGTCCATATGACTAGTGTCAACATGGCAaggacttggtataaggatgagCCATTTGTGTTGGCATGCTAAGCTTCCCAATTTTTTTACGTAAAAGATTTACGGATGAAAGGTAATTGGTATGTTGTTCAGAAGTTCAAAAATAGGAATGTGTACGACATCCCACCAAGGCCAAGGGCATTAGATGACATTAAGGGCGAATTAAGTGACGATGATGC contains:
- the LOC108979445 gene encoding peroxidase 65-like is translated as MAFPLLFLLFLSIPLSESKLSIDYYKKTCPDFDKIMSEVVRSKQIANPTTAAGTLRLFFHDCMVEGCDASVLISTNSFNKAEREADINFSLAGDAFDLIVRAKTALELTCPGIVSCSDILAQATRNLINMVGGPYYNVRLGRKDGLVSLASLVDRQIPRSNMSSNQMISVFAAKGFTIQEMVALNGAHTVGFSPCKEFSDRIFHYSKKSPSDPAMYPKFAEALRKICANYTKDPTMSVFNDVMTPGKFDNMYFQNLQKGLGLLASDQALVTDPRTKPFVDLYASNQAKFFQDFAHAMEKLSVYGIKTGHKGEVRHRCDAFNKLKA